One part of the Lepeophtheirus salmonis chromosome 14, UVic_Lsal_1.4, whole genome shotgun sequence genome encodes these proteins:
- the LOC121129871 gene encoding uncharacterized protein produces MGKNDNAPLTNPKDFEILQSRVSNMESKLDLILQELQAQNTRISKLEGNNNSESNSSNLNVTELWNLYEDLQDRLYEIDKSWKNNLLFFGVKQDSCGTFESSECLENKVRSMLKNDLNIVRDIAISRAQRMYNGFDSRGGCKPVIVNFYKWSDKEEVLRKSKILKNSGIIVEEDYSRAAKIRRKELEKFARSVRSLSPEKKCIFKYDQLQIDEYIYIYNDKEGRIEKLPQSNGHDDNADNLGNNISRNIRSRGRSMNTNAPAPSKRAQSVESFLDKVPPKVLSSGSNGRSSNMNKNLKNEK; encoded by the exons ATGGGTAAAAATGACAACGCTCCTCTCACAAATCCAAAGGATTTTGAAATCCTCCAGTCTCGTGTATCAAATATGGAATCCAAATTAGATTTAATCCTTCAAGAACTTCAAGCTCAAAATACAAGAATAAGCAAATTAGAAGGGAATAATAACTCCGAAAGCAACTCGTCTAATTTAAATGTAACTGAGCTTTGGAACCTCTATGAGGACCTTCAGGATCGACTCTATGAAATTGATAAAAGTTGGAAGaataatcttttgttttttggagTTAAACAAGATTCTTGTGGAACTTTTGAAAGCTCTGAATGCTTGGAGAATAAAGTCAGATCCATgcttaaaaatgatttgaatattGTGAGGGATATTGCTATTTCGAGAGCTCAGAGAATGTATAATGGATTTGACTCTCGTGGAGGTTGCAAACCTgttatagtaaatttttat AAATGGTCTGATAAGGAAGAAGTTCTtagaaaatcaaagattttaaaaaactcTGGTATTATTGTTGAAGAAGATTACTCTAGAGCAGCCAAGATTCGACGGAAGGAACTAGAGAAATTTGCCCGCTCCGTACGAAGTCTTTCACCAGagaagaaatgtatttttaa ATATGACCAACTTcaaattgatgaatatatttatatatataatgataaagaGGGGCGAATCGAAAAACTACCACAAAGTAATGGACATGATGACAATGCAGACAACTTGGGGAATAACATAAGTAGAAATATTCGGTCCAGAGGAAGAAGTATGAATACTAATGCTCCTGCACCTTCAAAAAGAGCTCAGTCAGTGGAGTCCTTTTTAGATAAAGTTCCTCCTAAAGTATTGAGTTCAGGATCAAACGGACGATcatcaaatatgaataaaaaccttaaaaatgaaaaatga